From Actinomycetota bacterium:
CGACTGGGCACACCCCGACGACGCAGGGACGGTGGCCGCCGTCCTCCAGGCCGCCGCAGCCGGCGAACCCGTACCCGCGCTCGTCGAGTGGAGGCTGGCCCATGGCGACGGGTCGTGGCGGCACGTCGAGACGGCCATCGCCGACCTGTCGGGGGTGCCGGGCCTGAGAGGCCTGGTCCTCAACAGCCGCGACGTGAGCGAGCGCCGGGCGCTGGAGGAGGCCCTGCGGAGCCGGGCCCTGCACGACGACCTCACCGGGCTGGCCAACCGGGGCCTGTTCGCCGACCGGATCAACCACTGCCTGGCACACCGCTCGGGCCGGCCGGTGACCGTGCTGTTCCTCGATCTCGATGACTTCAAGGGGGTCAACGACTCGCTGGGCCACCCGGCCGGCGACGTCCTTCTCAAGGGCGTGGCCCGCCGGCTGCTGACGTGCGTGCGGCCCCAGGACACGGTGGCCCGGCTGGGGGGCGACGAGTTCGCCGTGCTCCTGGAGGACACCGACGAGAGGCAGGGCCGCCGGGTGGCCGAGCGGGTCCTGGCCGCCATGGCCCCCGCCTTCGAGCTCGACGGCCAGCCCGTCCACGCCCGTACCAGCGTGGGCGTGGCCAGCGGCAATACCGGAGGGGTGGTGGACGCATCGGAGCTGCTCAGCCGGGCGGACGCCGCCATGTACGTGGCCAAGGCCCGGGGCAAGGGCCGCTACGAGGTGTTCGTGAGCGAGATGCAGGAGAGGGCCCGCGAGCGGGTGATGATCCAGACCGACCTGCAGTGGGCCGTCCAGGCCGACGAGATGGAGGTGCACTACCAACCCCTCGTCGGCCTCCGCACGGGCGAGGTGGTCGGGTTCGAGGCGGTACTGAGGTGGCGCCACCCGACCCGGGGCCTGCTGGGGCCAGCCGACTTCATCGAGGTGGCCGAGGACTCGGGGCTGATCGTCCCCATCGGGGCGTGGACGATCCGCCAGGCGTGCCGGGAGGGCCGGCGCCTCCAACGGGCCCACCCCGAACGTGCGCCCTTCGGGATCAGCGTGAACGTGTCCAGCCGGCAACTTCAGGACCGGGGCCTGCTGGAGGAGGTCGAGGTCGCCCTGGCCGAATCGGGGTTCGACCCCCGGCTGCTCACCCTGGAGATCACCGAGAGCGCCACCTTCGACGACGCCGAGGGGGCCATCGCCAAGCTGCGGGACCTGAAGGCGCTGGGGACACGGCTGGCCATCGACGACTTCGGCACCGGCTACTCCTCGCTCGCCTACCTGCGCCGGTTCCCGGTCGACCAGCTGAAGATCGACCGGTCGTTCGTGGCCGGGCTGGGCAAGGACAGCCAGGACACGGCCATCGTCACCAGCGTGATCGGGTTGGCCCACGCCCTCGGCCTGGAGGCCGTGGCCGAGGGGGTGGAGACCCTCGCCCAGCTCGAGCACCTGACCAGCCTGGGGTGCGACATCGCCCAGGGGTTCAACTGGCGCCGCCCGGCCGCGCTGGCGGACGTCGACGCCTGGCTCACACCCGCGGCCACGTTCCTGGGCGACCACGGCCTTCTGGACGGCCCTGGGCGTAACGGGCCGGTGAGGGTGGTGCTCGTCGACGACCGCCCCGAGCTGCGGGCCGCCATCCGGATCGCCATGGAGCTCGACGGCCAGTTCAAGGTCGTGGCCGAGGCCTCCGACGGCCAGGAGGCCATCGCCACCGTGGCCCGGTACCGGCCCGAGCTGGTCGTCCTCGACGTCGTCATGCCGGGCATGGGCGGCCTGCAGGCCCTCCCTGCCATCCGGCTGGCGGCCCCGGGCGCGGCGGTCGTCCTCCTCACGGCCTCCGACCGGTCAGACCTTCCCGACCACGAGGTCGGCCAGGCCCTCGGGTTCCTCGACAAGACCCTCGACCTCGACAGCCTGGTGGCCCGCCTCTCCGGCCTCCTGGGCTCGGCCGCCTGACCGGTCGGGGCCTAGTACCCGCGGCTCTCAGCCCCGCCGGGCGGCCGTCGGCTCCGGAGCGCTGGGGCCGCGGGCCGGTGGGCTGTCGACCGCCCCCGGCACGCCGACGGCCCGGCGGGGGCGGGGGAGACGGGCGAACAGGCCCCGGCGGGCGGGCTTGAGGGCCTGGGTGCGGGGGTCGAGCAAGTCGCGCAGGCCGTCGCCCGCGAGGTTGAAGGCGAGGACCACCAGGGTGATGGCCGCGCCGGGGTAGAGCAGGAGCTGGGGGGCGCGCTCGATCTGGAAGCGGGCCTCGGACAGCATGGCCCCCCACTCGGCCGTGGGCGGGCCGACCCCGAACCCCAGGAAGGACAACCCCGAGACGGCCAGCAGGACCGCCCCCATGTCGATCGTGCTGAAGACGACCAGGGGCCCGAGGAGGTTGGGCAGGATGTGCCGGAAGACCAGGCGCCTCCGGGTCGCACCCGCGGCTCGGGCCGCTTCCACGAACTGGCTCTCTCGGATCTTGATGGCCATGCCCCGCACCAGGCGGGCGTAGCGGGGCCACTGGACGAGGATGATGGTGATGACCAGGTTACGCAGGCCCTGGCCCAGCAGGCCGACCACGACCAGGGCCTGGATGAGGGTCGGTACCGACAGCAGCATGTCGACCAAGCGCATGATGACCGTCTCGGCGAAACGCCCGTAGACGGCGGCCACCAGCCCGAGGCACAGCCCCACGAGGGTGATGCCGGCAGTGGCCGTGAACGCCATCCCCAGTGACAGCCGGCCACCGTGCAGGATGCGGGCGAACTCGTCACGCCCGAGGTGGTCGGTGCCCAGCAGGTGCGTTCCCGACGGCGAGGCGAAGCGGTTGGTGAAGTCCGTCTGGTTGGGGTCGTGGCTGGCGATGGCGGGGGCGAGGACGGCGCCCAGCACGAACAGCCCGACGAGGACGAGACCCGCCAGCGACGCCCGGTCGCGGGTGAGCCGGCGCCACATGCGGCCGCGCGCGCCCCCCGTCTGGAGGTTCTCGGCGTCGAGCAGGTTGAGGTCAGACGCTCTCAACCCGTCCCTCCAGTCGCACGCGCGGGTCGAGCAGCCCGTAGGAGATGTCGACGAGCAGGTTTATGAGGATGTACGCGCCCCCGAAGATCACGACCATGGCCTGGATCATCGGGTAGTCGCGCTGGGATATGGCCTCGAACATCAGAGACCCCAGCCCGGGCCACGAGAAGATGAACTCGGTGATGACCGCCCCTTCGAGCAGGGCTCCCAGCAGCACACCCATGTAGGTCACGACCGGCACGGCGGCGTTGCGCAACCCGTGGCGCATGATCACGATCGCCCCGGTCAGGCCCTTGCTGCGGGCCGTGCGCATGTAGCCCTCGCCGAAGACCTCCAGCAAGCTGGAACGCAGCAGCCGGGAGACCACGGCCGTCGGGAGGATGGCCAGGACGGTCACCGGCATGATCAGGCTCTGGAGGCCCTCGCGCCCGCCCACGGGCAGGATCTTCAGCTTGGTCACGAACAGGATGATGAGCAGGTAGGAGAAGAAGAACCCGGGCATGGATGCCCCGAACAGGGCGAACACCCGCAGCAACTGGTCGGGCCATCGACGGTGGTAGAGGGCGGCCACCGTGCCGAGAGGGATCGAAACCACCACGATCACCGCGAACGCCGTGAGGGCCAACTGGGCGGTGGCCGGGGTCCGCTCGGCGATGACCTCGGCCACCGGCCGCTTGTTGGTGAACGACAGCCCGAGGTCGCCGGTCACCGCGGCGCCCAGCCAGCTCACGTACTGCACCCAGTAGCCCTTGTCGAGGTTGAGCTCCTGGCGGGCGAACTCGTACTCCGCAGGGCTGGGTTCCTGCCCGCCGCCCGCCAGCCGCCGGGCCAGTTCCTCGGAGGGGTCCCCTGGTGCCGCCGACACCAGGGCGAAGATCAGGAACGAAAGAGCGAGGAGGGTCGGGATGGCGACGAATGCACGGCGCGCCGCGTAACGCCCCATCCCGGTCCCCCCTTGCTCAGCCGGTTACTTGGGATGGACGGCCAGGCTGAACCACGTCTGGTTGGTGAACGACGGGTGCGGGTCGGTGAACTCGACGTGCTTGGCCATCCCGTAGATCCGGAACGCTCCCGCCAGCGGGGCCACGATGTACTCGTCGTTGATCAGGATCTTCATCATGTTGGCCGACGCCTGCTGGGCCTCAGCGGTGGTACGGGCCGCCATCGACTTGTCCACCTCGGCCTCGAAGGCGTCGCTGGCCGGGCCGGTGGGGTGGAACTGGATGGTGTTGGCGTTGCGCTTCGACATGCGGAGCACCGGCAGGAAGGCCGGGTTGCCGTCGTTCTGGTTGGGCGGTTCGAGGTCGAGGTCGAAGTCGCCGTTGCCCCGGTCGTAGAGGGCGTTACGGGTGGCGACGTCGGGCGTCCTCTTGAGCTCGACCTCGATCCCGACCTCACGCAGGTTGGCCTGGATGACGGTCAGGGCCGACTCGGGGACCTCCTGCTGGCCCAGCAGGATCATCTTGAGGCGCTGGCCGTTGCGGGTACGGATGCCGTCGGGCCCGGCCGTCCACCCGGCGGCGTCGAGCACGCGGCGGGCCCGGCCCAGGTCACGGGGCGTGGGGGCCACGACGTCGGCCGACGAGCCCAGGACGCTGCGGGGAGCCATCCACCGGCCCGGCTCGCCGTTGCCTTCGAGCACGACGTCGACGTAGGTCTCCCGGTCCAAGGCGTACGTGACGGCCTCACGGACGGCCTTCTCGGACGTGATGCGCTCGGGCTTGACGTTGATGTAGATGAGGTGGTTGCGGCCCGGGTCGGAGCGGACGATCTTGAAGTTGGGGTCGCCCTCGAGCGACTTGGTGGCGTCGGGCGGAAGGTCGTAGACGAAGTCGACCTGGCCCGAGCGCAGCGCCTGGAGACGGGCCACGGGGTCGGGGATGAAACGGATCTCGAAGCGCTTCACCTTGGGCTTCTCGCCCCAGTACT
This genomic window contains:
- a CDS encoding ABC transporter permease, which encodes MGRYAARRAFVAIPTLLALSFLIFALVSAAPGDPSEELARRLAGGGQEPSPAEYEFARQELNLDKGYWVQYVSWLGAAVTGDLGLSFTNKRPVAEVIAERTPATAQLALTAFAVIVVVSIPLGTVAALYHRRWPDQLLRVFALFGASMPGFFFSYLLIILFVTKLKILPVGGREGLQSLIMPVTVLAILPTAVVSRLLRSSLLEVFGEGYMRTARSKGLTGAIVIMRHGLRNAAVPVVTYMGVLLGALLEGAVITEFIFSWPGLGSLMFEAISQRDYPMIQAMVVIFGGAYILINLLVDISYGLLDPRVRLEGRVESV
- a CDS encoding ABC transporter permease, with amino-acid sequence MRASDLNLLDAENLQTGGARGRMWRRLTRDRASLAGLVLVGLFVLGAVLAPAIASHDPNQTDFTNRFASPSGTHLLGTDHLGRDEFARILHGGRLSLGMAFTATAGITLVGLCLGLVAAVYGRFAETVIMRLVDMLLSVPTLIQALVVVGLLGQGLRNLVITIILVQWPRYARLVRGMAIKIRESQFVEAARAAGATRRRLVFRHILPNLLGPLVVFSTIDMGAVLLAVSGLSFLGFGVGPPTAEWGAMLSEARFQIERAPQLLLYPGAAITLVVLAFNLAGDGLRDLLDPRTQALKPARRGLFARLPRPRRAVGVPGAVDSPPARGPSAPEPTAARRG